In Anopheles arabiensis isolate DONGOLA chromosome 2, AaraD3, whole genome shotgun sequence, the genomic window CGCttaaaactatttgttttgttacgttCGTGTGTACGAGACATCGCGTCATcctatataaaaaaaactaatggCACACATCGGCATTGCAACATTGCTTTAACCCGCGCCCGGAAAAGGCGGCAGTTACAGCctaacacaaacacgcgtACCACCACGcaactgtgtttttttcttctatcagCCAATTCCGCTTCTAATACTTTCCCCTAATAGGCCAGCGGGTCGGGCCTTAACACGTCGACTCGCACGAACCGGCGCCGCTTCCGTCAGTACTTGTCCTCGTCCATCTCGAGCTGGCGGGCGTGCCGGATATTGTTCGGACCGTGCGAGTTGCGCTTGATCGTGGCGGTGTCGGTTTCGTTGAACGATTTCGACAGTATCTTCGGCGTGTTGTTTCCCAGTGGGCCACCGTTCACGTTGATCGACTTTACCAGCGTGCCGGTGCCGTTGGAAAGCTTCGAACCGCTCGCATCGTTCCGCGAACCCTTGAAGGACGACTGGCGCTTCGGTTTGTGGCCACCGTCGGTGTACTggagggaagaagaaaagaagaagtttAATTAGGACTCTTTCTTGGTGATTTATGTCTGCTAGCGAGTGTTAAGTGGCGAGTGTTAAGTGTAAAAAAGGAATACAAAAGGAACCGGGGCTCTCTATTACCATTAAATCCATACTAACATCCTTGGTCGGTAGCGACGAGTACTGGTTGGGGTAGGAACCGTAGCACGGCGAACCCTGTATCGCTTTCAggcccttcttcttcttgttcatGAACATAATCGTGCCGGCAATACTGACGCCGCAGCACACCAGCATCGTCACCAGGACAGCGATCACGATGGCCGAGATGGACGACACGTACACGGCGGCCGGTGGCAGTGGAACATCTGGGTTtttggagagagaaagagaggagagaaaaggaaaaacaaagccaaTTTTAATGCTTGCACTGGCAACCCATCGTAGCGGCCGCATTGCTTACCATTCGCTTGTTCGATGTTACACTTGCGCAGTTCACGATCACTGCCCTGGCACGTCAGCTCACCGGTCGCGGAGACGGCGTGCGGCTGCAGACAGGCGCGGGTACGTATCCGCTCATTGTCCCCATTGCACGGTGACCATTCGCTCCATTCGCCCCATCCGAGGAATGCTGCAAATGTGTTAAGAACGACAACGATCAGACACCTCTCAATCATTGCTCATGAAAGCTTTTCCTTTGCTTGCTACTTACAGTCACAGCTCGGCATGTCGCAGCTCTCGTACTGAACGCTTTTACCCTCGCAATCGTTTTCGGGCGTCACACTGCCGGACATCGACAGGCACTGGCGGGACCGGGTGCGGGTGCCAGTGCCGCAGCTAACCGAGCACGGTGACCAATCCGTCCAGCATCCCCATTCACCTGCAATCGAGCGATAGAGAATCGTTAGTTTAAGGGTCTGCTTTGAAGTTCTTTTTTGAACGAACGAAAATGAATCAGAGCTCAGCTCGCGAAGCAAGAACTGAACGAGAGCGACTAAAAGATCGTTCAAAAAAGCATAGAGGTATCTTTCCTGTTGTGTTTCACGTTTTCGATTGTAATCTATGAGTGATCTATTTGCGAACTGCAGAGACATAAACCTTCCCGAGTGGTTCTTCGTTCTTTCGCTCGACGGTTCAATAGTTCGATCAGTCGTCCATTCGTTCGTCCGTTCTTTTGCTGTACCAATCAACCTTTTGTATGATAATCTGTTCATTCGCTTATCAACTCCACGAGCAGTTTTCTTGAATCTACCAAGATACTTCATCTTTTGTTCATTGGTTAGGTCGTCTTTTGTCCGTCTGTTACCTAGGCTCGTTCTCGTTCGTCTTTACAAACTacacttctttttcttctatttggcttAAAGCACAGCCGAATAGTCAAATCCTTGATAAaggttcgagttgacgactgcaccacGTGACCGCCACACAAACTACACTTAAACAATCTATATGAACATAAACCGTTCATCCACTTGAAACCATCGAAATAACTGACCCTTAACGTTCCCTCTCTCCCTTCTCCAATCCACAACCCTCACCGCCTCCCCTTACACTCACCTCTACATGGTTGCGTGTTGCACGCCCGCCGCGTCTTGTTAAACCCGACGCACTCGAGCTTCTCGCAGGTGCGGGTTCGATGCTGATAGCCACCTCCACAGGACGCACTGCACGGACTCCACGAACTCCATTCGCTCCATCCATCCTCACCCTCCTCCCCACCGGCCAACCCAGGCGCCAGTGCGTTCGGATCGACCGACCGTTGACACGAACCGTCCGGCTGACACACGCGCACCTCCTCCTTGGGCGTAATCTTCAACAGTGCCGAGTCAGCAATCGGTGCCTTGCACGTAAATCGGAACCGCTTCTCCACATACCCTCCGCTAGCCATCGTCCCGTTCGCTACCGTCAGCCACGGTGTCCACGTGCCCGCCTTGCGCACATCCGGGCAGGGCTGCGTGTTACACACTTCGTAGTCAAAGTGACACCCGGAACAGTCCATGCCTCCGTTTTGCGGTACCGGATTGTCACACTTGCGGCGGCGTATGCGGAAACCACCACCGCACACCGCACTACACTCCCCAAAGTCTCCGTACGGTCCCCAGCCACCATCGATCGGTGGTTGCTTCGGTGCCGGACACGGTGGCAGATGGGAACAGTAAATCTCGGCCCGATCCGGCCCCACACAGACTCGCCCACCGTGCGCCGGCTTCGGATTGCCACAGGTGCGGCGGCGCGTCTTCACCGCCATGCCGCACGTTTGCGAGCAAGCCGACCAGGCGGACCACTCCGTCCAGCCACCGTGCACGGTACAGTTGGTGACGGCGATGTGCATGCCGGTGCAGCCAGTGCCGCCATTCTTCGGCGGCGGATTGTTGCACGTGCGCGTCCGACACAGGCAGGTGTCCGCGTTCGGGCCAAAGTCTTCCCCGGCCGCCGAGGATCCTAGCGATCCTCCGCCGATCGTACCGCCGATGCCGCCCGCTTGGCCGGGCGACTGGGCACACCGGAACCAGCCGGACCAGGCCGACCATCCACCGTCGACGGGTGCGGTCAGCACGGGACACTCGGTAGCGTTCTGCACCCAGTACCGCGCAAGCGTGTCACCGTTCGGTGCGATCGTGCACGCCTCCTGCAGCTCGTTCCAGCCACAGTACGGATCCATCGAGTTGAGGCAGCTGGCGCGGGACAGATGCCGGCCGCAGTGGTTGGCCGGAATGCGCATCAGGGCCCGCTCCGTGCCGACATACAGCGATTCCGTGTCCTTCACGTACTGCATCACCTTGATGGGGGTGTCGGGGCGCTCTTCCGGCTGCCAGATTTCGATCACGCACGTGTCCTTGGTGCGGGGCAGCACCGAGATCTTCTTGATCGTGCCGCCGTCCGTCGCGACGTAGATGATGTGGACGCGCTCGTGCAGCTTGGTGGGAATGATGTCGATCGCAATGTGGCTCAGCCGCTCCAGGGCCGTGTGGTGCAGGGGCCGTCCGGTGATTGGCTGAATCGCTTGATCCATCAGCTGATACTTGGACGACTCGATCAGCGACATGTGGCGCCCGGACGGACTGCCACTGCGGCACTCGTAATGGTCCCGATTGCTGACGTCTTGCGCGCGCCAAGCGGCACCCTTCGATTCCTGGTGCTTGAACGCTCCGTCGAAGGCGGcctgtatggcggacatgttgtACGCACAGATCGCTGACCCGTGGATGCTGTTCCTGTGCGCGGAGAGGAATCGTATTAATACCAGAAAACCTCACAAAAAGGACTGCGTCATACTTACTCCGGTGTGGTGAAGGTCGCGTAGAGAACCCCTTCGTCCTGCGAGTACACCATGCCCTGCACCTCGTTGTAGTAGAACGGATAATCCCCGGGCAGCGAGCAGTTCAGCCGTGCCTTCACAAACGACGTCCAGTTGTCCTTCAGTATGCCAGGCGTACCGCCAGCATCGTTCTTGCAGACACGCGCGATCCGCGAGTAAATAATCTTGCCACAGTTCATGTACTCCACCGCTGCCTCGCGCAGCACGAAGTAGATGAATCCACCGTGCTCAAAACTGCCCGCAAACTGTGGCTCGTTCAGCCAGAGCGAGTTGTACTGTACCGTGCGCAGGATGCGCGAATTGTTCTCCGTAATGTCCGACCGCATGATAGCGGAATCGAGCCCGGAAAAGTCGGTCGCCGAACCGACAAACAGTTGGCCCGACTCGGACATTAGGGCCGTCATGTTGGCGTTCGGATTGAACGGACACTTGGCCACACCGTCGTCGTTGCGCGTGACGGAAAGATCCTCCATGTGGCGCACGGTGCAGCGCGGATTGAAGGCGTGCGTGCCGCACGCGTACACCTGGCTGCCGTAGCTCTGCAGCACCATCACGTAGTTGTGGCACGCTTCGTCCGATTGGCCCTTCTGCAGGCAGAGGGCGCGCATGCTGACCGGCACCTCCCATGGCGCTCGCTCGATCTCCTCCAGCCGGAGCGAAAACCGGAACAGGTTGTCTCTATTTGTATGATGgggaaagaaagggaaaaggaaCGGATTGTTAGAGATgtagaaaatgtaaaatataaaaatgataatggtTTTAAATAAGCCTTAGATTATACAGCTTTACGTGCCACAATCAAATCTAGTAGGCTCGTATAAGGTCAGCATGATTTTGGAGATCGTTACTGCAACAGGAGTTCTAAAAGAGACTGCAAGACGGTCACTTTTACTCTTGAAAATGAGTACTCTGAGCTCATCGCTTAATTGTTTTATCATTGTTCTGTACCTTAAATCGATGTAATTGAAGAAATTGAGTGCCAGGAATTGCACTGAGCGCGTGCGGAGTTACAATGAGTGCGATGAGCTAAATTGAGTTTGTAGCACAACATGGAGTGCACGGAGCTAAATTGATCTTGTGGAGCTATGATGATTGTAAAGAGTTGAATGGAGTATGAGCAAAGCTCCATTGGGCGTGCAGAGTTACATAGGACTTTCGTATCTCATTTGGAAAGAAGTAGACATGCTCTTTTGAGAAAAGAGCCACTTTTAACCACGCTTAGTCCTTGATGTGGATCTTCATACTTCAATTCTGGCCTTAGACCTACGAATGATTCCtacattttcaaacattttacattttcagttattttttaataactaCTCTTCTGCTTGGATTAATACATTTATCATATCAAATCGATGAGATGATTGTGTTCATTTGCCAAACGAAACAgttgaaaatgcaactttaAATGAATGTTTACCAACAGCAGCACTGAACTTTAGCCTAAAACTAACGCTGTTTAGCTTCCTTCTAATGCACACTCAGTGTCATTTCAGTTCGTTTCGCAAAACCCGACCGCCACCTTCCAAAACTGCCACACAGCCACAGtcaattaaaatgttatttcTTCTCCAGTCTGtctgggggttttttttgtgtgttgcgccCACCTCTAACACCCTTCCCTAAAGGTGGCGCATTTTAGCAGCTTCCTTAACGATCCATCATTGAAGCTGACCGCCGGTGCCGATGCCGCACCGTTTGACCACCGCCATAAATTGCCACCATAAAGTGTGCAAATAAAACCGGCGCGGTTTAAGTTTATAAAAGTCTACAAAAGCGCACCACACACCAGGCAGGCGAGCAGCACGATCGTGCGCACTTGAAAGCGAATCCAACGGGAGGGtagaaatggaaatgatttaaacataaaaggaacaaaataaaagcacGACGACGAAACGCGAAATTTGCGAACCGAATCAAGTCGCCCACGCACGGACTGTTTGGCGAATCCTACACACCCCCGGGGTCTTGGCCGGGGTGTCACCTCCAAAAACGGAAATCAAGCCACGAGACTGCAGTCGCGGtaaagtgagtgtgtgtgtgtgtgtctgtctgtggaCAAAGCGATCACAACACCTCTCAGAAATATGGTTTCGATTCCAAACCGCCGGCGGGCCACAGGATAGCTCTATGTATGCTGGCTGGGTGTAGGATCATTTCTCGTCTCTCCCTGTCCTTCCCCTTGCATATGTGGTGTGCGTTTTGGAGGCGCCAAACATTAATGAGTTTCCATGTTTTGTGAATATGTCTATATGGAGAAGGTCAAAGTGAGGGTTACGCGATACGATACGAGGCTAGGGCGTATAACTTGATAGCATGCTCCTTTCTGCCAAACGCCAAAATGGAGAGCACGCGACCAAGCATTGGGTTGGGAAGCGAAAATTTATGGAAGCTATTACTCATTTGCATACATACCGAGAGTGTGCATTTTGGGAGTAACATTTTTATGATACTTTCGGGCAGAGATATTGGAATTAGTTAGTCCGGAATGAAAGAGTTACTGTGAGGTAACAAGCAGGACTTGCCTCAtactgtgagtgacttccgaACATCACATACCATCAGAAGTTTATCAAGACAATTTTGATGATCCCATTTTGAATGTAAGAAACACTGCAATGATCGGAAAGGGTGTCATCAAATTAAAGTCGAAAATACATAAAGGTACCATAAATCAGCGCACAACATTGTGCATTCATTATCTTCATTTTAATTAAGATGATTGCTTCGATTATTAGTCATTAAATTGGTGATCGTGCGCTTGATGAAGAAGGTGATCACCAACAGCAGAGAAATGACTCGGTGATTTATCCCATAAATGTTTCCTCTTTCTACTGTCCTATTTCCACACGGTCTGTGTCAGAGCACGAAAATAGATTAAGATTACCGATAAACGATCTTAATGACAGCAAACGAGGGCCCAAGTGAACGATTATCGCGTTCAAGCTTTCTTCTCTGATTTTTGGGGGTGAAAAATAGCGACTTCACCGAGCTGGAGCACCTGCGTCACTAATGACATTCCCGGTTCGGCAACAAAATTGATAGGAAAACGTGCgcatttattcaattttgcacaaaatattcattatacACATTATCCttaaggaaggaaaaaatagAGATAATGAATTCCAAACGTTTATTAGTGGGCTATCGCTACCTGTGAAACCTATTTGGCGCGCAATGCGCCACTCAAAATGGTAGCAATAATCTTGCCCTCGGATTGGGTGGGTGCGAtatattttatgcaaattggaAGCACTTCCATTTAGGCGAAATCCCGTAAGTAATCGGAACGATTTGATGATCACAATTTATGACGCCGTGGCGTGTGGTTGTGGCCGGGCGAGTCTATTTTGCCACCGTTCGTTGCGCTGGTCTGTTAAAATGCAAATCTAACGCGCTAATCCGTTGGACGGACAGGTGTACACGTCGATGgttgggggggagggggaggttcTTAAAAGGAAGTTGACCTTAGTGGGTCTTGTTAACTCCAAATCCAACACAATCAactttcgcacacacacacaggcacgcgTACACCCAGACACACATGTCAAGCTTTAGCCCCATTTCGTCCTACAGGTTAATGAGACACATTCATTCAATGTGGACCTCCGCGGCATTAAGTAGGACCTACAAACTGTCGGTCAAGAGACCCACACACGTACATCAC contains:
- the LOC120894144 gene encoding semaphorin-5A isoform X2, coding for MSAGAPCRPPRCGSAVQPPRTSSICHRMATVGLLMLMFTFVAATIEDIKDDRRFISYNDLLVTAHRFTDPNVTSYARMLIDVSGDQLIVGARDNLFRFSLRLEEIERAPWEVPVSMRALCLQKGQSDEACHNYVMVLQSYGSQVYACGTHAFNPRCTVRHMEDLSVTRNDDGVAKCPFNPNANMTALMSESGQLFVGSATDFSGLDSAIMRSDITENNSRILRTVQYNSLWLNEPQFAGSFEHGGFIYFVLREAAVEYMNCGKIIYSRIARVCKNDAGGTPGILKDNWTSFVKARLNCSLPGDYPFYYNEVQGMVYSQDEGVLYATFTTPENSIHGSAICAYNMSAIQAAFDGAFKHQESKGAAWRAQDVSNRDHYECRSGSPSGRHMSLIESSKYQLMDQAIQPITGRPLHHTALERLSHIAIDIIPTKLHERVHIIYVATDGGTIKKISVLPRTKDTCVIEIWQPEERPDTPIKVMQYVKDTESLYVGTERALMRIPANHCGRHLSRASCLNSMDPYCGWNELQEACTIAPNGDTLARYWVQNATECPVLTAPVDGGWSAWSGWFRCAQSPGQAGGIGGTIGGGSLGSSAAGEDFGPNADTCLCRTRTCNNPPPKNGGTGCTGMHIAVTNCTVHGGWTEWSAWSACSQTCGMAVKTRRRTCGNPKPAHGGRVCVGPDRAEIYCSHLPPCPAPKQPPIDGGWGPYGDFGECSAVCGGGFRIRRRKCDNPVPQNGGMDCSGCHFDYEVCNTQPCPDVRKAGTWTPWLTVANGTMASGGYVEKRFRFTCKAPIADSALLKITPKEEVRVCQPDGSCQRSVDPNALAPGLAGGEEGEDGWSEWSSWSPCSASCGGGYQHRTRTCEKLECVGFNKTRRACNTQPCRGEWGCWTDWSPCSVSCGTGTRTRSRQCLSMSGSVTPENDCEGKSVQYESCDMPSCDSFLGWGEWSEWSPCNGDNERIRTRACLQPHAVSATGELTCQGSDRELRKCNIEQANDVPLPPAAVYVSSISAIVIAVLVTMLVCCGVSIAGTIMFMNKKKKGLKAIQGSPCYGSYPNQYSSLPTKDYTDGGHKPKRQSSFKGSRNDASGSKLSNGTGTLVKSINVNGGPLGNNTPKILSKSFNETDTATIKRNSHGPNNIRHARQLEMDEDKY
- the LOC120894144 gene encoding semaphorin-5A isoform X1, whose translation is MSAGAPCRPPRCGSAVQPPRTSSICHRMATVGLLMLMFTFVAATIEDIKDDRRFISYNDLLVTAHRFTDPNVTSYARMLIDVSGDQLIVGARDNLFRFSLRLEEIERAPWEVPVSMRALCLQKGQSDEACHNYVMVLQSYGSQVYACGTHAFNPRCTVRHMEDLSVTRNDDGVAKCPFNPNANMTALMSESGQLFVGSATDFSGLDSAIMRSDITENNSRILRTVQYNSLWLNEPQFAGSFEHGGFIYFVLREAAVEYMNCGKIIYSRIARVCKNDAGGTPGILKDNWTSFVKARLNCSLPGDYPFYYNEVQGMVYSQDEGVLYATFTTPENSIHGSAICAYNMSAIQAAFDGAFKHQESKGAAWRAQDVSNRDHYECRSGSPSGRHMSLIESSKYQLMDQAIQPITGRPLHHTALERLSHIAIDIIPTKLHERVHIIYVATDGGTIKKISVLPRTKDTCVIEIWQPEERPDTPIKVMQYVKDTESLYVGTERALMRIPANHCGRHLSRASCLNSMDPYCGWNELQEACTIAPNGDTLARYWVQNATECPVLTAPVDGGWSAWSGWFRCAQSPGQAGGIGGTIGGGSLGSSAAGEDFGPNADTCLCRTRTCNNPPPKNGGTGCTGMHIAVTNCTVHGGWTEWSAWSACSQTCGMAVKTRRRTCGNPKPAHGGRVCVGPDRAEIYCSHLPPCPAPKQPPIDGGWGPYGDFGECSAVCGGGFRIRRRKCDNPVPQNGGMDCSGCHFDYEVCNTQPCPDVRKAGTWTPWLTVANGTMASGGYVEKRFRFTCKAPIADSALLKITPKEEVRVCQPDGSCQRSVDPNALAPGLAGGEEGEDGWSEWSSWSPCSASCGGGYQHRTRTCEKLECVGFNKTRRACNTQPCRGEWGCWTDWSPCSVSCGTGTRTRSRQCLSMSGSVTPENDCEGKSVQYESCDMPSCDSFLGWGEWSEWSPCNGDNERIRTRACLQPHAVSATGELTCQGSDRELRKCNIEQANDVPLPPAAVYVSSISAIVIAVLVTMLVCCGVSIAGTIMFMNKKKKGLKAIQGSPCYGSYPNQYSSLPTKDVSMDLMYTDGGHKPKRQSSFKGSRNDASGSKLSNGTGTLVKSINVNGGPLGNNTPKILSKSFNETDTATIKRNSHGPNNIRHARQLEMDEDKY